One Ranitomeya imitator isolate aRanImi1 chromosome 4, aRanImi1.pri, whole genome shotgun sequence genomic window, tgtggtgatgtggtgaggggtgggaatatgtgtggtgatgtgttggttgggtgggattatgtgtggtgatgtggtgggggcgggattatgtgtggtgatgtggtgggggcgggattatgtgtggtgatgtggtggggggcgggattatgtgtggtgatgtggtgggggcgggattatgtgtggtgatgtggtggggggcgggattatgtgtggtgatgtggtgggggcgggattatgtgtggtgatgtggtggggggcgggattatgtgtgctgatgtgttggggggcgggattatgtgtggtgatgtggtgggggcgggattatgtgtggtgatgtggtgggggtgggattatgtgtggtgatgtggtgggggcgggattatgtgtggtgatgtggtgggggcgggattatgtgtggtgatgtggtggggggcgggattatgtgtggtgatgtggtggggggcgggattatgtgtggtgatgtggtagggggtgggattatgtgtagtgatgtgttgggggtgggattgtgtgtggtgatgtggtggggggcaggattgtgtgtggtgatgtggtgggaggcaatgTTAGGTTTGGTGATTTATTTTGTGTGGTGATTTggaggggggcaggattatgtgtggtgatgtggtggggggtgggagtaTGTGTGGTGTGGTGggggtgaagcgatggccgggggaccaccatggtgcaggaagactactgtacacaagatgaggtgcaaacaacaaagggtatatTTATTGGAAGTGGATGAgggagatgcaaacaggggtatacaatggcaaaagacaatttacaagagtaataaacttcatcttttccgtaaaatagcacggtgctacaactattgcagactcaaaatgtctaacaagcaaatgtaaacaataaacaagtgatgatgctactcaacgtatgacctccctggcctttactaagcaggccacacggctcccgtgtactgactattgaagcctacactaggccctaacaggtgcaccaaacaggaacaaactcacggtgatgttggagaatcaggtccagtcccaggggaccCCCAGaagtctaatacggtggtgcgcacaaCTTTCTGTCAGCTTTgtgaaacatggtcttctccttgttTCTGTATCCtatggatgctcctggaaactgtaaatccctttcaaaTGATAAGTGGAGTGGCCATGTTTCCATGCAAGCCGGGCGACAATGTCGTTTTCACCCACGTGAATCAGCAAAATATACAGAGGCCTGTCAAAACTGGTGTGGAAATGCAATTCAGGCATAAATATGGGACATAACACATCACTGACCCCGATTCACCACACCGTTGCCTCTTCTCTAGGGAGTCTAAGCTGTCAGTCATCTAGCCTGACATCCACCCTTAACACTCCCCATATCACAAAATAGTGGCTAGAACCCAAACCAGCAGTGAGCAATCTGAAAAATGAGCAGAATAAGTGCAAAATGTTGCCTAGAATACTATGCAAAGAAATagtctgaactttttttttttcataacatgTTTGGAAGCACATACAAACGGAATTGCTCCTACTCCCAATGTCCAATTCTATTCACCATGTCAAGAGTCAAACCCCATCTAGATACATCACTGTCGTTCCGTTTTTTGAATGAATGCGACCTAAAATTTAACCTGTCCATTTCTTGAAAATGAACACCAACTGAAATTACGACAATGTCAAACTATTCTCATGAACTAATAGAGACCCTGGGTTAACCCCTTTCATATAAGATACTGGGCATTCATTTAGGCCTTCTACTGCTCATAACTCATTTATGCAGCCTCTACCCTCATATTCGGTCTTAGACTTTCTTAAAAAACAACAAACTACCCCTGCCTCCCAAATCACATCCCTATATTGCATGCTGCCTTGATTACGCTAAATATTAATTACTAACTAGCTAATTCTAAAGGTCCCAAAAAATGCTATTGTAAAAGCCAACCAAAACAATAAAATTTTGTATCCTGAAGAACAAACTTCTCTCAGTGCCATCAAAAGTTTTCCTAATTACTCAAAAGAGACCGGTTTTCACTAGTTGCTAACAACCTGGCCTTTCCTGTAAACCTTTAGTGCCTTCCTGAACATGAAGTCCTTAGTAATATCCTTCTTTCTGGTTAATTTAAACAAGAATGCTAAGACAGACATGCGAtcattcaaaacagataccaatatTCTGTCCTTACTCGCCTGTCCTATCATATGCAACAGCAACCTCACTCTTTCATCAACCGAAGGATACACACCCGTCTCTTCCTCCAATTGCTGACAAAAACCCCCACACTGTCATATATTTAGCAAACGTGCCCAGATCCACTAACTCCTTGACCAATCTCAATGCTGGTCCAATACCGGGTCCAATAGTTCTTGATTGCACACGGTTCCTTGCTTATCTAAGCCAGATGCCAGCTGTCAAAACCGACCCCACTGAAAACAAGTGAGAGCATCTGCCAAGGAATTTGTGACCCTGGGCACATAAGATGCACGCAACCATACATTCATCTCCAGACAGCTTAAAACCAAATGCCTGCATTAGGCTCACCACCCTGGGAGATTGAACTTATAGATTCTTAATACTCTGCACAATAGCCATGTTGTCACATAAAAACCTATCTTTCTTATTCCTCAAACACTCTCCCCAAATCTTGACTGAAACCACTATAGGGAATAATTTCAAGATGGTCAAGTTCCTTGTCAATCAATTCTGTTTCcaaacctattattattattattatacatttttatagcgccatttattccatggcgctttacatgtgaatacggggcaaatatagacaaatacattaaacatgagcagacctAAGGCCATTATCTTGTGCACTATTTTCCACTGAAATATGCACAGAAACCCTGTGAAACCGCTGTTACCAACTCCAAATCAACATGGGATATCACATCGTACATCCACCCCAAACAACCATTATAATCCCTTAAATATTGCGTAAATCAGCTTTCTGGCCAACATTCAAGCAGATAAAATGCATTTGGCAGCTTTTTCCTAAAAATAAAATGGTCTCATCGGTAATACCCTTCAGGCAAAATTCAACTTGCCTAACAACAATTGTAAATAGCACAAACGGATCTTTGTAGACCTAAGAGCCTTCTGAATACAAACCCGTAAATCATCTAGCTTGAGCATCAGAAAACTGCATTCCATCAACATGGAGTCCAATTCAATATCCAAAAAACTTAGACTCGTCGTCGGGCCAACAGTTTTGTCTAGGACCAGAGGTATACCGAAACCTCTAGAAACCTGCTCCACTGTCTGCAACAGTACAGGACAAATCGGAGACAGAGTTGAAACAATGCATagaaagtcatccaaataatgcctGACCAATTCTAAACCTGAATTCTGTTTCACAACCTAACCTTCTAAGGATGAACTAAATATCTCAAAATACGCAAACTAGATAGAACATTCCATAAGCAAATAACAGTCAATATAAAACTTTTCTTCCCAATAGCAGCCCAACAAGCAAAAACTATGACCTATTCAATCACCCTATCGAAAGAGACATATGATGCCGAAAAAAAATTGGGGTTAATCCCATCATTTACAGACGACCCTTCTGTGTATGACAACTTATGAATTATTCAGAACTTATTGGGCTCTTTTTTGGCACCAAACCTAGTGGAGAAATCCTCAACTGGGGTAATGGGCAATCCGTGAATAGCCCCACCACCCTTCCTAACTCTACTTCTTTTGCCAACTTCTCGCAAACAACCTCCAGACTAACTAATATGGATTTCAAATTACGGGCTGGAGTGGAAATATGCTCAACAATGGAGGGGATTTTGAAACCACAGCAATAACCGTCCCATAAGAAAACAGCCTCTTCTTTATCAAAATATCTATTTAGGTATGATTCCATCCTCTCCTCTCTCAATAGTGTCGTCCCTCTTACTCGCAGTTTCTCCAAGTTTTCCTTTTTCCTTTCTTAAAACAATTGAAATAACTATGAGATCTCCTCATCCTGAGCACTCGTGCTTTAACCAACATGATTTTCCAAAACTACACTCTCTTTCATTAAAATGCCAACACCGCCCTTTCTGGGTGTTTGCTGAAGATTCCCCTGCGTTAGCGGCATCTTCAGAAACCCCGAGAAAAGTCTGTGACCCGGCTCGCGGCACTGTTATCAGCTCTATCCACAAAGTAATTTCTTTATGTTCTCATTGCAAAGAAGGACTGACCGCTTTTCTCTACCTAAATTGCTCATCATATCATAACCAACCTAACCAACCCACACCTCCGTACGTGCAATAAAACAATAAAGGCCCAAACAATTTTCAGGCACCCTTTACCAAATACACTAGCCAAAATTGTGAAAGCCTGTTTTTCATTATTGCCACTTGAAAAGTTTAACGTAGACAGCTTGAAGCCAGATGAGAGTAAAAAGAATGAGTAGGAAGATAGGAGTGAGTAGGAGATATCATAAAATGATATCTCCTACTCACTCCTATCTTCCTACTCATTCTTTTTACTCTCATCTGGCTTCAAGCTGTCTACGTTAAACTTTTCAAGTGGCAATAATGAAAAAATCTCTacatactcatccttccaaattttTGCTTTTGTCTCTTGCATCAAATGGGCCCCTAATGGCCCATCACAGCAAATATATACATCCCCTTGTGCTCTGTCATCCATCCGTACTAGATTCACAGTCGTCGAATCTGACTCTTCAGGGGTACTTCCCTCTGTCACCACTGACTGGGCATCACTTGGGCCCTCTACCACAATCAGAATTAGCTATGTAGCACCTCTGGACCTCCTTCCTTGCCATACAGACACCGAGCTCAACTCAGTTGGGACAATCAGCTCTCTCTATAccagcagcagttgtgatacatcaCTCTCTCCAGCACAATATTCAACCCCATTACCATCATCCACAGCCTGACACCTCATTTCCACATTCCCACTACAAAACTCAGATGTACAGTGTCAACATTTCTTACCAGGCTGACTGCAATATACTCCCAGAACAGCCATACATTTATCCCCTGATGCTCCCAACCCGTGTCTTCATCAGATGGCGCTACTCCTTCTTTCTCCAAACTATCATCCAAATATCCAGCAGCTTAGATCCCTCAAGCTGCATCATCACTGAAGTGCCCTGTGGATGGGAATAGCTCTTCAGCTGCATACTTGCAGCCAGCAATCCTTTGGAAGCCATGTTGCTCTCCTTCTCTTTGTTGTCCTTGTCCGAAAGCCAGTGTTCTGTTTCGTCCCTGCCTGCCATCTCCTGCCAGTGCAGATGCCCTCATTCCTGTCATGTCTCTGATGCCACCATGTCTCAAATCAAGGGCAGCCCAGCTCTCCCGGTCTAAAACGCGACCAGAAGATTTGGTCGCCTGCACTGATGATGTTGCCTTGTTCTCGCACGATGACATCAGTGTCTCTGCTAGTAGGAATGTGACTGGCTTGACGCACGATGACGTCAGCATGCTCATGTCACCACTAACCAATGGTGCAGCTCTTTCATGTGGATTCCTTCAAATATGCTGAGTCACCAGCTGGCTTGGACAAGAGTATCCTATGTGGGCCTCCTCTGCTTTCGCCACACCATCAATACTCAACTTCTCAGGAGGCAAGGATCTCCTGAAGCAATTGGGAGGAGTTGGTAATGCACCTGTCTTGCCAACTCCTATACTTAATGTCCGCAGCTGCTCCTGCAGCCAGCTCAGGCCTTCTTCTTGAGCTAAAGCCTTAACACTTTCCAGAGGGGCCTCTATCTgaagctgagatgttatggagtcgcccaccagggccttggggtactcgataccgagtccggacgcacttaaaggggatgtcacggtggctgcaacccggtgcaTGGCCCTGGGCGCTCACATAAAAGGgggataggtctttaaagggaatttggtaataaagcATTTGATTGTGACGCCACCTGGggtgttcggtcagtagggactgacactgcttaaaaggatcctctggggtgatgttgttgcagcaagatggtgttgCTTCCCACAGGTCCACAGGGcttccaaggtgtatggcaaggaagGTGTATGCCGACAAATAAGTGAAGGACACAGAgtggtaaagtctttacctggtttactggcagaAGAAGTCCATAGTCCAGGATACCAGGCATGGGTGGTGATGTGGACCAgccagcttggaggcaaaggtgatccctctcccaggtgaggtccgtaagccttcataCTCGTGCTAGTATGCAAGGTCCCTGCTGCCTacagcttgctggcaaagtccccTCCCTCCTGTCCTGAGACAGTTACCCatatgatgggcagcttgagccattttacagggtctctatcacgacccaggctcttaaGGTGCTGCTTCACCTTCAGGCATGGTGTaggcaaatcacatacagttctaagccctccagttctgctatgtgtcctagagtaccacaaaagccttgggctcctggtgcccggtttctgcacttcagctctgagggtgctcggtcacagttcccctctgagcccttttccactcctttgctccttccctcaaTTTCTCCACTACGTTCAACAACTCCTCGGGTTCTcgtccttccctggagctgcagctcagtcctggctgcagggCTCCATAGTCTGCActctgttccagacttccttctctctcagtgtctctctccaactgaactaactcctcctctagACCAGAATACTTCaagctgagggaagctcccctgaatatgggtcctgagctccctcttctggcctggattcagaatgtgttgtgcgtAGGTGCTTACCTGGTGAAGGGAActccccttgcctccaagcatgatattaccctccttgaaaggaaggcaatatcactgtaacaaccggtcacctggggtgttacattatcTGATGGTGATCTGTCAATGGACTGACCCAGGACCACCCAAAGAAGTACACCAGAAGTACAATGACTATTCAGGTGTTGCCATGCCCCTAAACTACACACCTAATGTGTGACCCTTCCTCTCATTTGAAATTGTCCCTGCGTTCAGTCCAATGAAAAAAAGCCATCTGAGAATATCTGTCACCCCTTGATGTTCAAAGACCTGATTACTATCTGAGTTCTCTGGCATACATCCTAGTCATGGATCCCTTCCTTTAAGACCCTTTGGGTCGCAGTCCGGGCCATTGCTTTACCTAAGACACTGTCAAAGAGTCAAAAAGACCAAAAGCTATTGTTATTCACTTGCTATCACACAAGTTGCATTGGGGGAATACATTATGTTTGTCGATGAATTATCTCAAAAAACCTtaaccaattcagcaaaagtaatCAGATTTTCTAATTCAGCACTCTCAAATTACCctaaatccattaaaaaaaaaacccttggtACCTGAAACAAATTGTTTTATATATCTGTGTTATCATTACAAAGCATAAACCCAGGCAGGGTTACCAATGTGAATATTTTTTGCAGACACACtgaaaaaccataataaatcattatgatttttAGTGATAAGTGTCTATAGCCCATAATCTTGATATGAAGACATGAGCTGCATTCACGGGGAGCGGCATTCATGGgtaataattacagtcaaaataatctgtgtAACTTTCTTCAACTTCAATCACAGAtgccttacatttttttttacggagTGACCATTTTTTACAGACTGTCATTCAATTTCTAGATGATTGGCAACCGTGGCTCCAGGTCCCAGATAAAACTCTTACACCTGTAGCCCCGTGACCCTGATCATTGCATAATCTGTCATTTTGATAGAAGTCTCCAGTCCAGACTCTTTCTAAATAAATGATATGTGGTGAAATCAGGATAGGGCATTATGAATTTATTTTATCTTCCATAGGAGTCTAGCATCAGCTTTCAGTGTACCAATGGTGTGTTGGCTCTGAAGACGTCTTTACAGCTTCTTAAACGTATGATTATTAGACTGTTAGGTTACTGATGTTTTATTTTACAATCGTCTTTCATTTAACTCCAATAGATCTCACTTTAGATAAGACAATCTTTGACGTATGTAGACTACAGAAATGCTGGTGTTTCTAGTATTATAAAGTTTACACTAAACACATGACAACAAGCCCTTAAACTGTGCTCAATTCTGGACATAAACCTCAGTAGAAAAGTTGCCAAACAACAGTGCAATAGTATGTGCTGACCAATATTTCATTTTTCAGTTTTATCTAGTGAACTGTTTAGCATGAACTGAAATGCAAAACACACAGAAAATGTTATCTATTAATTTTTATAAAACAAGTAAACATCAAAAGAAAACTTCTAGTGTTCCATCTAAGATATTCTCTGCCATATACTGACTTGTAGGCAGATACTAATGAGAACTAAGGGTGTGTTTACACTGGCCACCCAACCCCATGATTTACGTGGCCACCAATTGGCTTTATGCAAGCCTATCGACTCATTTACTAGGTCGCTTATATAGGCTGAGCGCACTCAATCACACAGAATGATCATTAATAAGATcaagctatatacagtatacagaattTCTTTGTTTTCGACAGCACTTATTATTTGAataggatgatgtgctgccgagaacgaagATTTTTAAGGTTGCTTACAAATCATTCCACCCAACAAATTAGCAGTTGGCTCATTTGGTGGATGATTAATAGTCTGTAACTTACCAACATTTGTATACACAGTCAACCATTGCATTAAAAGAACATTCCAGTCTCAAATATTTTTCAACTGGATGGGTAATAAATGCTAGATTCTTGGTTGTGGACCATTGGGTGCAACATCAATTGTCAGAACAGGGCTCCAAGTTTCTCAGTTCCCCATAGCGGCAAGGCCATAGCAAAGAGAAATTAATGAACCAGAGGTCAAACTTGCTACCTGCCACTCCATTCAGACTCTATGGTGTGACCATGATGAAAACGATCAACTGATTTTCTCCACCAATGTTCCCTTGAGGACCTCAGTATTGGGATTATGCGCAGTGGGCATGGAAAAAGCTGATGGACAGGACCAGGTATTTTTAGAACAAGTGCAGAAGTAAAACCTGGAAAACTTATATATTACTAAGTGACAAAAAATATGCCCCCAACACATTTattaaaataaagataaagtggCTAAATCCTTTAAGGAAAAGAATCGTTAAAATGAAAAGTGGCCTATATACTGGACTAACTATGCAAATAGTAGAAATAAAAGCATGTACCCTTTCCTTTAGACAACCAAAATTAGTGATAGAATGTTACAATCTTCAGTATGTTAATAATATATTGTTAAATTATATATGTCATATGGTGCTTCTATATTTTCATGGGTATTTCCACATCTGCTTCTATATTTTTTTACATTAGCCTGAAGATCTTGAGGACTCTGGGAATGATTTTCCTGATGAAAATGAGCATAACGATTCACGCGCCTTTCAATACATGCATGTAAAGCTTGAAGAACATGCTCTACCAGAACTTAGCACCAAGGAACTCATCACGGAGAAAACCAGAAAATACTGCGAAAGTGGCCCAAAAATGGTTGCCAACTTTTTCCTAACACTTTTTCCTGTTTTCCAATGGTTTCCACGTTATAAGATTAAGAAATACCTACCGGGTGACATCACATCTGGCATTATTGTAGGCATTGTCACCATTCCACAGTCAATTGCTTATTCTCTGTTGGCCAACCAAGACCCAATCTACGGATTGTACACCAACTTCTTCTGCTGCATTATCTATTTCTTCATGGCAACTTCCCGCCATAATTGTGTTGGAACATATGGAGTGCTCTGTTTGATGGTAGGAGAGTCTGTGAACAAACAACTAAAAGCTGCAGGGTACATTACAGATGGCACTACCTCAACAGTGGTAAACTCAACACTCATCAATGGAACTATATGTGATAAAAGCTGTTATGCCATTACTGTGGCCACATCTTTAACTTTCATTGTTGGAGTCTATCAGGTAAGTAGACATTTGGAAAAGAACAGAGAAAAAACTCCAAGCCAAGGAATGGGCTTATTCTATAATACTAATAATACCATTATGATCAATGATCTACAAAAAATGTGATTACAATGGAAATATTAATTTCATGATTTATAATTTGTTAAATTAAATACATGTGCAGCAATTCAACATTACGCGAAATATTTAtgaattttattttatatttcttttgCAGATCCTATTGGGAATATTTCAATTGGGATTCATCTCCATGTATTTGTCAGAACCCTTGCTGAGTGGTTTTGTTACAGGGTCATCCCTTACTATTCTGACTTCCCAGATGAAGTATCTCCTCGGATTAAAGATTCCTCGTCGGGACGGAGCAGGAGCACTGGTTATGACTTGGATCGACATCTTTACATATATAAAAGCTACCAATATATGCGACTTAGTAACTAGTATAATTGCAATAATCACTATTGTACCTGTCAAAGAAATTAATGATAGATTCAAAAATAAGATGAAAATCCCATTTCCAGTAGAATTAATTGTCATCATTGTAGCCACATTGGTTTCCCATTACTTTAACTTTAATACTAAATATAAGTCCTCAGTATGTGGCAACATTCCTACTGGTTTCCAAACTCCCAAAGCCCCAGACTGGAGTCTCATTCCAAGTATTGCTGCTGACGCAGTCCCTATTGCAATAATTGGCTTTGCCATGACAGTATCCCTTGCTGAAATATTTGCCAAAAAGCATGGGTACACAATTAGCACCAATCAGGAGATGATAGCTATTGGTATGTGCAATCTGATTCCATCTTTTTTCTCCTGCTTCAGCAGCTGCGCCGCCCTTGCTAAAAGTCTTCTAAGAGAATCTACAGGTGCAACTACACAACTCACTGGCAtaatcagctctgctgtactgctgcTTGTACTTCTTGCTATTGCTCCTTTATTCTATTCATTACAAAATAGTATTTTAGGGGTCATCACTATTTGCAGTCTCAGGGGAGCCCTAAGAAAATTTGCAGATACTCCAAAAATGTGGCGGATAAGTAAAATCGACACAGTGGTTTGGTGGGTTAGCATGCTAGCATCTTCTTTAATCTCCACTGAAATTGGGCTACTGGTCGCAGTCTGTTTCTCTATTCTCTGCGTGATCTTTCGTACGCAGAGGCCAAGAGCCACTTTATTAGGTAAGGTCAGTGGCACAGAGATTTATGAGGACCAGTTCACCTACAAGGAGCTGAACACTATTCCTTACGTTAAAATATTCCGCTTTGATGCCTCTCTATACTATGCCAACAAAGACTATTTCAGAAATTCTCTATACAGCAAGACTGGCATTAACCCAGCTTTAGTGGCCGCACTGCAAAGGAAGGCCAAAAAGGAAGAGGAAGCAGCATCGAGAGTGACAAGTAACAGGTTCATAGCCAGGTTTAATTTGATTAAAACTGTACAGAAACCTCAGACAGATTCTAAAACCTCAGTCCCCCAACTTGATATTCACTCACTTTTAATTGATTGTGGTGCCATGCAATTCATAGACACTGTTGGCCTGAGTATTCTCAAAGAGGTCCG contains:
- the LOC138675707 gene encoding sulfate transporter-like; this translates as MEKPEDLEDSGNDFPDENEHNDSRAFQYMHVKLEEHALPELSTKELITEKTRKYCESGPKMVANFFLTLFPVFQWFPRYKIKKYLPGDITSGIIVGIVTIPQSIAYSLLANQDPIYGLYTNFFCCIIYFFMATSRHNCVGTYGVLCLMVGESVNKQLKAAGYITDGTTSTVVNSTLINGTICDKSCYAITVATSLTFIVGVYQILLGIFQLGFISMYLSEPLLSGFVTGSSLTILTSQMKYLLGLKIPRRDGAGALVMTWIDIFTYIKATNICDLVTSIIAIITIVPVKEINDRFKNKMKIPFPVELIVIIVATLVSHYFNFNTKYKSSVCGNIPTGFQTPKAPDWSLIPSIAADAVPIAIIGFAMTVSLAEIFAKKHGYTISTNQEMIAIGMCNLIPSFFSCFSSCAALAKSLLRESTGATTQLTGIISSAVLLLVLLAIAPLFYSLQNSILGVITICSLRGALRKFADTPKMWRISKIDTVVWWVSMLASSLISTEIGLLVAVCFSILCVIFRTQRPRATLLGKVSGTEIYEDQFTYKELNTIPYVKIFRFDASLYYANKDYFRNSLYSKTGINPALVAALQRKAKKEEEAASRVTSNRFIARFNLIKTVQKPQTDSKTSVPQLDIHSLLIDCGAMQFIDTVGLSILKEVRNDYEEIGVEVFLVSCNPSVRRSLHDGGYFVNTSGDVELLTFHSVHDAVTFAERKFREKQKEIQLRDNAFSFDPAQAISDDLRN